From Echinicola soli, a single genomic window includes:
- a CDS encoding SusC/RagA family TonB-linked outer membrane protein yields the protein MKKILLLGLAILLASAVAFGQSRTVTGTVTSGEDGGELPGVSVLVKGTTVGAATDLDGEYSIEVPEGGNVLVFSFMGMISQEIEIGSKSIINVTLQADAKQLSEIVVQAYGMQSEKLNTQQIETVDSDAFENFPVISPQEALQGQAAGVQATSSSGLIGSSQVVRVRGITSFTSGNSPLFVIDGVPLNDASGSTSYSSGGGGTALNPLMDLNPNDIESMTVLKDAAATALYGSRGANGVIIITTKSGKLGEKTQINFDYYTGVNEASVEKEVLNFDQYSKLRADLGADPATFPESGTNWRDIVSQTGALNSYSLNASGGSDKTTFYVGGTYFNSRAYVIGNEVDKLNGRLNLTHEASDKLRVGVNFATSSLVNDRVGAENDTYSPWTVSYLNTPFGQPYDAEGNLQQAGFNNPLLLDRDIRYVLTSRRSTGNVFAEYNILEDLAFRTDWGMDYVQVEEEYRSGDIITPGGYGSKEINQDSKWLTTNTLNYVKTFGAHTIDALVGQSFETSDRDAILTEANGYISDDLPNTGSGSEPVTASNTGTEWAIASFFGRLNYNYSDRYIVEGSVRRDGSSRFGEDKRYGTFAAVSASWLISSEDFFPKGGVVDFLKLSSSYGSSGNDRISNFGALGLYNGVNYNGSPGLYYSQPSNPNLTWETTHQFDVNLNAELFSNRLRFDFSYWNKSTEGILLDVPLPYTTGFASRTQNFGSMRNNGVDLSLSGDIFTESEFRWTASFNVGFLKNEVTKLPESAQVDPDGNLYVPIGSFTDEARATVGRTANEFFLKEYVGINPETGDAEWRGADGEATTDYTAAPYIYAGSSLPKATGGFTNTFSYKGLSLRVFFNFVSGGHVYLADNEFSENIAASGSFNNTTRVLDSWTTDNRDAFAPAYSSSTLSFWDNESTRHLFDASYIRLKNITLSYQLPVSLLQRTKAVRSARVYVMGQNLATFASDAFDNGSDPEVNTSGTEAGNMSGESFFTSPNPRQITFGVSLGF from the coding sequence ATGAAGAAAATTTTACTGCTAGGATTAGCAATTTTATTGGCGAGTGCTGTGGCATTCGGCCAAAGCCGGACAGTCACCGGGACTGTTACCTCCGGCGAGGACGGCGGGGAGTTGCCCGGCGTTTCTGTTTTAGTAAAAGGAACTACTGTTGGGGCCGCTACAGATTTGGATGGAGAATATTCCATTGAAGTACCAGAAGGTGGTAATGTCTTGGTTTTTTCATTTATGGGAATGATCAGCCAAGAAATTGAAATAGGAAGTAAATCTATTATAAATGTAACCTTGCAGGCAGATGCGAAGCAATTAAGCGAAATAGTGGTACAGGCATATGGTATGCAGTCCGAAAAACTTAATACACAACAAATAGAAACGGTAGATTCCGATGCTTTTGAGAATTTTCCAGTGATATCCCCCCAAGAAGCTCTCCAGGGACAAGCTGCAGGAGTCCAGGCAACTTCGTCTTCTGGGTTAATTGGGTCTTCTCAGGTTGTTCGGGTAAGGGGTATTACTTCATTTACATCTGGAAATAGCCCATTGTTTGTTATCGACGGTGTCCCCCTAAATGATGCATCTGGATCTACATCATATTCCTCTGGAGGAGGGGGGACAGCACTGAACCCATTAATGGATTTGAATCCTAATGATATAGAAAGCATGACAGTTCTTAAGGATGCTGCTGCAACAGCATTGTACGGTTCAAGAGGTGCCAATGGGGTAATTATAATCACTACAAAAAGTGGAAAATTAGGAGAAAAGACTCAAATTAATTTTGACTATTATACAGGTGTAAATGAGGCATCTGTAGAGAAGGAGGTTTTGAATTTTGATCAATATTCAAAACTTAGAGCTGATCTTGGTGCTGATCCTGCTACTTTTCCAGAAAGCGGGACTAATTGGAGGGATATTGTAAGTCAAACGGGAGCATTAAATTCATATTCTTTAAATGCCAGCGGTGGAAGTGATAAAACAACGTTCTATGTAGGAGGGACCTATTTTAATAGTAGGGCGTATGTGATCGGTAATGAGGTGGATAAATTGAATGGTAGGTTAAACTTGACCCATGAAGCTTCTGATAAATTGAGGGTAGGAGTTAATTTTGCTACCTCATCTTTAGTAAATGACAGGGTTGGAGCTGAAAATGATACTTATTCTCCATGGACAGTTAGTTATCTAAACACTCCATTCGGGCAACCTTATGATGCCGAAGGCAACCTGCAGCAGGCAGGCTTCAATAATCCACTCCTCTTAGATAGGGACATTCGTTATGTCTTGACCTCTAGAAGAAGTACTGGAAATGTATTTGCTGAATACAATATTTTGGAAGATTTAGCTTTTAGAACAGACTGGGGTATGGATTATGTGCAAGTAGAAGAGGAGTATAGATCTGGTGATATCATTACCCCTGGGGGATATGGTTCGAAAGAGATTAATCAAGATAGTAAGTGGTTAACAACAAATACACTTAACTATGTAAAGACATTTGGGGCACACACCATTGATGCATTGGTTGGGCAAAGCTTTGAAACTTCTGATAGGGATGCCATCCTTACTGAAGCAAATGGGTATATTTCAGATGACCTCCCAAATACAGGTTCCGGGTCTGAGCCTGTAACAGCCTCCAATACAGGTACAGAATGGGCTATAGCCTCTTTTTTCGGTAGATTAAACTATAATTATTCCGATAGATACATCGTGGAAGGTAGTGTCCGACGAGATGGATCTTCTAGATTTGGTGAGGACAAAAGATATGGGACTTTTGCGGCGGTTTCTGCTTCTTGGTTAATAAGCTCAGAGGATTTCTTTCCTAAAGGGGGCGTTGTGGATTTTCTTAAGCTATCCTCGAGCTATGGCTCAAGTGGTAATGACAGAATATCGAATTTTGGTGCACTGGGATTATACAATGGTGTGAATTATAACGGTTCTCCAGGGCTTTACTATTCTCAGCCTTCAAACCCTAACTTAACATGGGAGACTACCCATCAGTTTGATGTCAACTTAAATGCGGAACTTTTCTCCAATAGACTAAGGTTTGACTTTAGTTACTGGAATAAAAGCACCGAAGGTATTTTATTGGATGTTCCTTTGCCTTACACCACGGGATTTGCAAGTAGGACCCAGAATTTTGGTTCGATGAGAAACAATGGGGTAGATCTTTCCCTATCCGGTGATATTTTTACTGAAAGTGAATTTAGGTGGACAGCCTCTTTTAATGTAGGTTTTTTGAAAAATGAGGTAACAAAACTACCGGAGTCGGCTCAAGTAGATCCAGATGGTAATCTGTATGTTCCAATTGGTTCGTTTACCGATGAGGCGCGGGCGACCGTCGGAAGAACAGCAAATGAATTCTTCTTGAAAGAGTACGTGGGTATAAATCCGGAAACGGGTGATGCAGAATGGAGAGGAGCGGATGGAGAGGCTACAACAGATTATACCGCTGCTCCGTATATTTACGCTGGTTCTTCTTTACCAAAAGCTACAGGAGGTTTTACTAATACGTTTTCATACAAAGGGCTTTCTTTGAGGGTTTTCTTTAATTTTGTAAGTGGGGGACACGTCTATTTAGCAGATAATGAGTTTTCAGAAAATATAGCGGCCAGTGGTTCATTTAATAATACTACAAGGGTACTTGACTCATGGACAACAGATAATAGAGATGCGTTTGCTCCGGCTTACTCAAGTTCTACGTTGTCCTTTTGGGATAATGAGTCTACTAGGCATCTTTTTGATGCAAGTTATATTCGTTTGAAGAACATAACTTTATCCTATCAACTCCCTGTGAGTCTGCTCCAACGTACAAAAGCGGTGAGATCAGCTAGAGTTTATGTGATGGGACAAAACCTTGCGACCTTTGCAAGTGATGCTTTCGATAATGGCTCTGATCCAGAAGTAAATACTTCGGGTACAGAAGCTGGAAATATGTCAGGAGAAAGTTTCTTTACTTCTCCTAATCCAAGACAAATAACCTTTGGTGTATCATTAGGATTTTAA
- a CDS encoding OmpA family protein encodes MRVAQIVFFFIFISSQALGQSYTSENRRAIKLYQEGEDLSMRRRYDEALEKYADAVNKDEGFLEAYKKWSQLLLKKGSAREALQIASAGELKSQGNSGFMADFSWLVTNIYLKSGDFDAAIKKFYNSQGLFSSKVKSSSAFQSMEKKMDFIKRELAAEKVIHKERLESPLNQFQLQYFPVLTADSKQLLFTKRDGLEPTEHEDIFTSMWKEGQWSRPEALAQSINTVHNEGTCTISADGNILIYTSCDAPDSYGSCDLYIAYKVGGKWQDPVNMGEKVNSRYWDSQPSLSADGSILFFSSNRRGGMGGNDIYYTVRERDNSWAEPINVGEAINTKFDEVSPFIYFNNELLFFASNGHMGFGGMDLFNSKIVQGAFQQPVNLGYPINDHLDQLALFITAQQDYAYYTENSLKEGALDRSYLYRFAFPDEIDLGERLIVTGGRVRNEKTGEPIVATLSLVDLENDSTMYEFRSEGDAGRFMMIYPDKASSGLYVEKKGFLPRIYNVEKDSLKDIKDMDIGLKPVASGEEFLFENVFFDFDKADLKPSSKSSLLRLKKFLDENPDVHIVIEGHTDNVGNADYNQDLSLRRAASVQAYLLNQGIDEARLTVFGYGDKRPLMSNGTALGRSKNRRIEIVVD; translated from the coding sequence ATGAGAGTAGCCCAAATAGTCTTCTTTTTTATTTTTATCAGTTCTCAAGCGCTTGGCCAAAGTTATACCAGCGAAAACAGAAGGGCGATCAAGCTCTATCAAGAAGGAGAGGATCTGTCCATGCGCAGAAGGTATGATGAAGCACTGGAGAAATATGCTGATGCTGTGAATAAAGACGAGGGGTTTCTAGAGGCTTATAAGAAGTGGTCCCAGCTTTTGCTCAAGAAGGGAAGCGCGAGGGAAGCCCTTCAAATAGCGAGTGCCGGGGAATTAAAAAGCCAAGGAAACAGTGGTTTTATGGCGGACTTTAGTTGGTTGGTTACCAATATTTATTTGAAGTCAGGAGATTTTGACGCGGCAATAAAGAAATTTTATAACAGTCAGGGGCTTTTTTCCAGTAAAGTGAAATCCTCTTCTGCATTCCAATCCATGGAGAAAAAGATGGATTTTATAAAAAGGGAACTGGCAGCGGAAAAAGTGATTCACAAGGAAAGGTTGGAAAGCCCGCTGAACCAATTCCAGCTCCAGTATTTTCCGGTATTGACAGCAGACAGCAAGCAGTTACTGTTTACCAAACGTGATGGACTGGAGCCGACCGAGCATGAGGATATTTTTACCTCTATGTGGAAGGAAGGTCAATGGAGTAGGCCTGAAGCGCTCGCCCAATCGATCAATACCGTTCACAATGAAGGTACCTGTACCATTTCGGCCGATGGGAATATTTTGATCTACACCAGCTGTGATGCACCGGACTCTTATGGGAGTTGTGATTTATATATCGCATATAAAGTGGGCGGAAAATGGCAGGATCCTGTCAATATGGGAGAGAAAGTAAACTCTAGGTATTGGGATTCCCAGCCTTCCCTTTCTGCAGACGGAAGTATCCTGTTCTTCTCCTCAAACCGAAGAGGAGGAATGGGAGGAAATGACATTTACTATACGGTAAGGGAAAGGGACAATTCGTGGGCAGAGCCAATAAATGTAGGTGAAGCTATCAATACGAAATTTGATGAGGTTTCTCCCTTTATCTATTTTAACAATGAGCTGCTATTTTTTGCTTCCAATGGGCATATGGGATTTGGAGGTATGGATTTGTTCAATTCAAAGATTGTTCAGGGAGCGTTTCAGCAACCTGTTAACCTTGGCTATCCCATCAACGATCATTTGGACCAACTGGCGTTGTTCATTACTGCCCAGCAGGACTATGCCTATTACACAGAAAATAGCTTGAAGGAGGGGGCACTCGACAGGTCGTACCTCTACCGTTTTGCCTTTCCAGACGAGATTGATTTGGGCGAGCGGTTGATCGTAACGGGTGGAAGAGTACGAAATGAAAAAACAGGTGAGCCCATCGTGGCGACCCTTTCACTGGTGGATTTGGAGAACGACAGCACCATGTATGAATTTAGATCTGAAGGTGATGCTGGCAGGTTTATGATGATCTATCCGGACAAGGCCTCTTCGGGCCTCTATGTGGAGAAGAAAGGTTTCTTGCCGCGGATATATAATGTGGAAAAGGACAGCCTGAAGGATATTAAAGATATGGATATTGGCCTTAAGCCGGTGGCGAGCGGTGAAGAGTTTTTGTTTGAAAATGTTTTCTTTGATTTTGACAAGGCAGATTTGAAGCCTTCTTCCAAAAGCTCCCTGCTAAGGCTTAAGAAATTTTTGGACGAGAATCCCGATGTCCACATTGTTATTGAGGGACATACCGACAACGTGGGGAATGCAGATTATAACCAGGACTTAAGCCTTCGTAGAGCAGCCAGTGTCCAGGCCTATTTACTAAACCAAGGCATAGACGAAGCGCGATTGACCGTCTTCGGATATGGCGATAAAAGGCCACTCATGTCAAATGGTACGGCTTTAGGAAGGTCCAAAAACCGTAGGATTGAGATTGTGGTCGATTAA
- a CDS encoding 7-carboxy-7-deazaguanine synthase QueE, which translates to MEIKQAVEKGLMLPLMEAFYTIQGEGTFTGHPAYFIRLGGCDVGCVWCDVKESWEAAKWPVLSVEEIVDGALQYPGRLVVITGGEPLMYELGPLTALLKEKGFTTNIETSGAHPFSGQFDWVCFSPKKFKEPHPSIFEKADEIKVIVFHKSDFDFAEKHAKKVQPSCKKLLQPEWSKSDKFTGEIIDYIKNHPDWNISLQTHKFMDIP; encoded by the coding sequence ATGGAAATCAAACAAGCGGTAGAAAAAGGACTTATGCTTCCTTTGATGGAAGCATTTTATACCATCCAGGGAGAAGGTACATTTACTGGTCATCCAGCGTATTTTATTCGTCTGGGCGGATGTGATGTAGGATGCGTTTGGTGTGACGTGAAGGAATCCTGGGAAGCGGCTAAATGGCCGGTACTTTCTGTGGAAGAAATAGTAGACGGAGCACTTCAGTACCCTGGAAGATTGGTGGTGATTACCGGCGGGGAACCGCTGATGTATGAACTTGGGCCGCTTACGGCGCTTTTAAAGGAAAAGGGTTTTACGACCAATATAGAGACCAGTGGAGCCCATCCTTTTTCAGGTCAGTTTGATTGGGTCTGTTTTTCACCCAAGAAGTTCAAGGAACCCCATCCCAGTATTTTTGAAAAGGCAGATGAGATCAAAGTGATCGTTTTTCATAAAAGTGATTTTGACTTTGCTGAAAAGCATGCAAAGAAAGTCCAGCCAAGCTGCAAAAAACTGCTCCAGCCCGAATGGAGCAAGTCCGATAAATTCACCGGAGAGATCATCGATTACATAAAAAATCATCCTGATTGGAATATTTCGCTACAAACTCATAAATTTATGGATATCCCATAA
- a CDS encoding bifunctional 5,10-methylenetetrahydrofolate dehydrogenase/5,10-methenyltetrahydrofolate cyclohydrolase yields the protein MPTIIDGKKTSADIKNEIAARVKEIKTAGGKVPHLAAVLVGNDGASQTYVGAKVKACEFVGFESTLVKLEDNVSEEELLKAVEEINENPDIDGLIVQLPLPKHISVEKVTAKIKPEKDVDGFTPANVGRMALNWPTYVAATPYGIIELLKRYEIETSGKHCVVIGRSHIVGSPMSILMARNDYPGNSTVTLTHSRTKNLKEIAKTADILIVAIGKPEFVTADMVKEGAVVVDVGIHRIEDSSKKNGFRLIGDVKFDEVSAKSSAITPVPGGVGPMTIASLLYNTLLSAEKKVYK from the coding sequence ATGCCTACAATAATAGACGGAAAGAAGACATCAGCTGATATCAAAAATGAAATAGCAGCCCGCGTAAAGGAAATCAAAACAGCAGGGGGGAAGGTACCTCATTTGGCAGCGGTTTTGGTGGGCAATGATGGAGCCAGCCAAACTTATGTGGGGGCCAAGGTAAAGGCCTGTGAATTTGTGGGGTTTGAGTCGACTTTGGTGAAGCTGGAGGATAATGTGTCTGAAGAAGAGCTGCTCAAAGCAGTGGAAGAGATCAATGAAAACCCGGATATCGATGGACTGATTGTCCAGTTGCCCCTTCCGAAGCATATTTCTGTGGAAAAGGTAACGGCGAAGATCAAACCTGAAAAGGATGTGGACGGATTTACTCCGGCCAACGTTGGTCGGATGGCGTTGAACTGGCCTACTTACGTGGCAGCCACCCCCTATGGGATCATCGAGCTGCTAAAGCGCTATGAGATTGAGACTTCGGGGAAACACTGCGTGGTGATCGGAAGGAGCCATATTGTAGGTTCTCCAATGAGCATCCTGATGGCCAGGAATGATTATCCCGGCAATAGCACGGTGACCTTAACGCACAGCAGGACCAAAAATTTAAAAGAAATTGCCAAAACTGCTGATATTCTGATTGTGGCCATTGGGAAGCCGGAATTTGTGACGGCAGATATGGTGAAAGAGGGAGCAGTGGTAGTTGATGTGGGGATCCACCGGATCGAAGATTCCTCCAAGAAGAATGGTTTTAGGCTTATCGGTGATGTGAAGTTTGACGAAGTTTCAGCAAAGTCATCTGCCATAACACCGGTTCCTGGTGGTGTAGGGCCAATGACAATTGCCTCATTGCTATACAACACCCTGCTTTCGGCAGAAAAAAAGGTGTATAAGTAA